In a single window of the Melioribacteraceae bacterium genome:
- a CDS encoding alpha/beta hydrolase: protein MKSRMTLAITLFLLLQIFNESTFAQNKRESYYEGKLKIQVQELRLVLKVLENEGGITTAKLDSPDQGAKDIPVSKIAITPDSLNFECAAIGAKYFGEIIKDSGYVKGNFTQGGMSLPLNLSKVDKPSEVKRPQLPIPPFPYISEDIIFENKELNIKLAGTLTFPQNGNSFPAVVLVSGSGPQDRDETLMNHKPFLVIADYLTRNGIAVLRYDDRGTAKSEGNFSAATTIDFASDAISAVEYLKTRKEINANKIGIIGHSEGGLIAPFTANQSDDISFIIMLAGPGVPGVDILKLQTELILRANGMEEVKIKEQVQSSSKAYQIIIDEPDSAKAYQKLKDLYKEEMSKLSDDEKAKPENSPEMFERTSRQILSPWFRLFLKFDPRPYLENLRIPVLALNGELDLQVEYKQNLPEIEKALKMGGNTKFTIKSLPGLNHLFQNAKTGAVSEYAKIEETISPEVLEIMSKWILETVK from the coding sequence ATGAAAAGCAGAATGACTTTAGCTATTACATTATTTTTATTGCTACAAATTTTTAATGAATCGACCTTTGCTCAAAATAAAAGAGAAAGTTACTATGAAGGCAAACTTAAAATTCAGGTACAGGAATTAAGATTGGTATTAAAAGTGTTGGAGAATGAAGGTGGAATAACCACAGCAAAGCTGGACAGCCCCGATCAAGGGGCAAAGGATATACCAGTCAGTAAAATTGCGATTACACCCGATAGTCTCAATTTTGAGTGTGCGGCTATTGGAGCAAAATATTTTGGGGAGATTATTAAAGATAGTGGTTATGTAAAGGGAAATTTTACACAAGGTGGAATGAGTCTCCCTCTGAATCTATCCAAAGTTGATAAACCTTCTGAAGTGAAACGTCCCCAATTACCGATACCCCCATTCCCCTACATTAGTGAAGATATAATTTTTGAAAACAAAGAATTAAATATAAAATTAGCCGGCACTTTAACTTTTCCCCAAAATGGTAACTCATTTCCAGCGGTTGTACTGGTTTCTGGTTCAGGACCTCAAGATAGAGATGAGACGTTAATGAATCATAAACCATTTTTGGTGATTGCAGACTATCTTACAAGAAATGGAATTGCTGTTTTAAGATATGATGATAGAGGAACTGCGAAATCTGAAGGTAATTTTTCAGCAGCAACAACAATAGATTTTGCATCAGATGCTATTTCGGCCGTCGAGTATCTGAAAACCAGAAAAGAGATTAACGCTAATAAAATTGGAATTATTGGCCATAGCGAGGGAGGGTTAATTGCACCTTTCACCGCAAACCAATCTGATGACATTTCATTTATTATTATGCTTGCTGGTCCGGGAGTCCCTGGTGTGGATATTTTGAAATTGCAGACCGAATTAATTTTACGGGCTAACGGAATGGAGGAGGTAAAGATTAAGGAACAGGTTCAATCGAGCAGTAAAGCATATCAAATAATTATTGATGAACCTGACAGCGCAAAAGCATATCAGAAATTGAAAGATCTATATAAAGAGGAGATGAGTAAATTAAGTGATGATGAAAAAGCTAAACCGGAAAATTCACCAGAGATGTTTGAAAGAACCAGTCGGCAGATTTTGAGTCCTTGGTTCCGGTTATTCCTCAAGTTTGATCCGCGTCCTTATCTTGAAAATTTAAGAATTCCAGTCCTGGCATTAAATGGCGAATTAGACCTTCAAGTTGAGTATAAACAAAACTTACCCGAAATTGAAAAAGCATTAAAAATGGGGGGCAATACAAAATTCACCATCAAATCACTTCCCGGCTTAAACCATTTATTTCAAAATGCTAAAACTGGTGCTGTTTCGGAATATGCAAAAATCGAAGAAACTATATCTCCAGAAGTATTGGAAATTATGAGCAAGTGGATTTTAGAGACTGTAAAATAA
- a CDS encoding Gfo/Idh/MocA family oxidoreductase: protein MEEKKLKEFSRRDFLKVSAIAGTGAMFANSSYANIISSMNSKKKYVLVGLGHRSQLWQDAIYKSFSDSNEIVGFCDTNIGRMKYYQEYANKITGKSISIYAANDFDKMIKETKPDTVIVTTVDATHDYYIVRSMELGCDVITEKPMTTDEKKCQQIIDAQAKYGKKIIVGFNYRYSPSRTQVKDILMSGEIGNILSVDFHWMLNTHHGADYFRRWHSQKKYSGGLMVHKATHHFDLINWWLSAVPVSVYANGKREFYTPETIKRFGLSGYHERCHTCPEKQKCGFELDLSKNARLKALYLDNEQYDGYYRDKCVFRPEIDIEDTMNVIVKYNTNATLSYSLNAFNSWEGYYVIFNGTNGRLEHKIEEKIYIAGDGTEQGGIKEGGEYTKVFPLRGPVKDYKIPKAEGGHGGGDNVMLNDIFNPNKSTDKYIRVADQKGGAYSILTGIAANNSIASGNQIMIDDLVKNIGLPDYPKMPNNSDALPMPNK from the coding sequence ATGGAGGAGAAAAAGTTAAAAGAGTTTTCGAGAAGAGATTTTCTTAAAGTTTCAGCTATAGCGGGTACCGGCGCAATGTTTGCAAACAGCAGTTACGCAAATATTATTAGTTCAATGAACAGCAAGAAGAAGTATGTTTTAGTGGGACTTGGACACCGTTCTCAACTTTGGCAGGACGCTATTTATAAATCATTCTCTGATTCCAATGAAATTGTTGGCTTCTGCGATACAAATATCGGAAGAATGAAATATTACCAAGAATACGCTAACAAAATAACAGGTAAATCAATATCTATCTATGCAGCCAACGATTTCGATAAAATGATAAAAGAAACAAAACCAGACACAGTAATTGTAACAACGGTTGATGCGACACATGATTATTATATAGTTCGCTCTATGGAGCTTGGATGCGATGTAATTACTGAAAAGCCGATGACAACAGATGAAAAAAAATGCCAGCAAATAATTGATGCTCAAGCCAAATATGGCAAGAAAATTATTGTGGGCTTTAATTACCGCTATTCCCCTTCACGCACACAGGTTAAAGATATTTTAATGAGTGGTGAAATTGGAAATATACTTTCGGTTGATTTTCATTGGATGCTCAATACACATCATGGCGCCGATTATTTCAGAAGATGGCACAGCCAGAAAAAATATTCGGGCGGTTTGATGGTTCACAAAGCAACCCACCATTTCGATTTAATTAATTGGTGGCTCTCTGCTGTACCAGTATCTGTATATGCCAATGGCAAAAGAGAATTCTATACCCCGGAAACAATAAAGAGATTTGGATTGAGCGGTTATCATGAACGATGCCATACTTGCCCGGAGAAACAAAAATGTGGGTTTGAATTGGATTTATCAAAAAATGCCAGACTCAAAGCTCTTTATCTCGACAATGAACAATATGACGGATATTATAGAGATAAATGTGTCTTTCGCCCCGAGATTGATATTGAAGATACAATGAATGTAATTGTTAAGTATAATACTAACGCTACACTTAGTTATTCGTTGAATGCGTTTAATTCTTGGGAAGGTTACTATGTAATATTTAATGGTACGAATGGGAGGCTTGAGCACAAAATCGAAGAAAAAATTTATATTGCAGGAGATGGAACGGAGCAGGGGGGAATAAAAGAAGGTGGCGAATACACTAAAGTATTTCCATTGCGGGGACCAGTTAAAGATTATAAAATTCCAAAAGCTGAAGGAGGGCATGGAGGCGGTGATAATGTCATGTTAAATGATATTTTTAATCCAAATAAATCGACAGATAAATATATTCGTGTAGCAGACCAAAAAGGGGGTGCATATTCTATATTAACTGGAATAGCGGCTAACAATTCAATTGCTTCTGGCAATCAAATTATGATTGATGATCTTGTCAAAAATATTGGTTTACCCGATTATCCTAAAATGCCAAATAATAGTGACGCTCTGCCGATGCCAAATAAATAG
- a CDS encoding valine--tRNA ligase: protein MQPKNLEDIPKAYNPKDTEDKWYQYWEENSLYHSEVDSKKNPYTIVIPPPNITGILHIGHILNNTLQDIFIRYKRMKGFNACWVPGIDHASIATEAKVVGMLKERGMHKDNITREEFLKYCYEWKDKYGGIIFQQLRKIGISCDWNRERFTMDAHYYKKVIEAFVKLYKEGLIYRGYRMVNWDPASKSAISDEEVFYKEVNGKLWYFKYPVKDSTEFVIVATTRPETMLGDTGIAVNPEDERYKNLIGKMIVLPIVGREIPIFADEYVDKEFGTGAVKVTPAHDINDYDMGLRHNLEMVNIFNDDATTNGNVPRDFRKLDRYEVREKVVERMKQLGFLHKIEDYTNKVGYSQRGNVPIEPYLSEQWFMKMDELCKPAIEVVQQGQVKFHPEHWVKTYEHWMSNIRDWCISRQLWWGHRIPVWYHKETKEIYCEVDPPQDIQNWYQDDDVLDTWASSWLWAQDVFTTEKDQKYYYPTDLLVTAPDIIFFWVARMIIAGLHFMGKVPFKDVYFTSLVRDSDGRKMSKSLGNSPDPLDLIEEYGADALRFSIIYIAPLGQDVLFSSDKCEIGRNFANKMWNAGRFLLMNAQNIKLDPFLKNKHLDFTDNWIISRFNKTIKDVNDALDRFDVNAATKLIYSYVWNDFCDWYIELSKNRLYHGSDEVKSAVLSRAISLYEDMLKLVHPFMPFITEEIWQLLDKRDSGKSISTSKFPEFNASLIDNTAEAEIDFVQNVVTAIRNIRGEMNIAPSKQINVFLKSSAVTSAQERYIKTLVRIDQLTVDQKIDKPKACASAVVKGCDIFIPLEGLIDVELERVRIQKEMKRLLGSFEGVRKKLENENFVSKAPAEVIERERMKMDDWQKALEKLQSILADLE, encoded by the coding sequence ATGCAGCCTAAAAATCTTGAAGATATTCCGAAAGCTTATAATCCAAAAGATACCGAAGATAAGTGGTACCAATACTGGGAAGAAAATAGTCTTTATCATTCAGAAGTTGATAGTAAAAAAAACCCCTATACAATTGTTATACCTCCGCCCAACATAACCGGCATACTTCATATCGGTCACATTTTAAATAACACGCTGCAGGATATATTTATTCGTTATAAAAGAATGAAAGGATTTAACGCTTGTTGGGTACCAGGTATTGATCACGCATCAATTGCTACCGAAGCAAAAGTTGTTGGAATGCTGAAAGAAAGAGGAATGCATAAGGACAATATAACTAGAGAAGAATTTTTAAAATACTGTTATGAATGGAAAGATAAATATGGCGGAATAATTTTTCAGCAATTAAGAAAAATTGGCATTAGTTGCGATTGGAATAGAGAACGCTTTACAATGGATGCGCATTATTATAAAAAAGTTATTGAAGCTTTTGTAAAATTATATAAGGAAGGATTAATTTACCGTGGCTACAGAATGGTAAATTGGGATCCGGCTTCTAAATCTGCAATTTCTGATGAAGAAGTTTTTTATAAAGAAGTAAATGGTAAACTCTGGTATTTTAAGTATCCCGTTAAAGATTCAACCGAATTTGTGATAGTTGCAACAACTAGACCGGAAACAATGCTGGGTGATACCGGAATTGCTGTTAATCCGGAAGATGAACGATACAAAAATTTGATTGGCAAAATGATTGTGCTTCCAATTGTTGGAAGAGAAATTCCAATATTTGCTGATGAGTATGTGGATAAAGAATTTGGTACCGGTGCTGTAAAAGTTACTCCTGCTCACGATATCAACGATTATGATATGGGGCTTCGTCATAATCTTGAAATGGTAAATATTTTTAATGACGATGCAACAACCAATGGAAATGTGCCGCGCGATTTTAGAAAACTTGATAGATATGAGGTAAGAGAGAAAGTTGTTGAAAGAATGAAGCAGCTTGGATTTCTCCACAAGATAGAAGATTACACAAATAAAGTTGGTTACTCGCAAAGAGGTAATGTTCCAATTGAACCCTATCTTTCCGAACAGTGGTTCATGAAAATGGATGAACTCTGCAAACCGGCTATCGAAGTTGTTCAGCAGGGACAAGTTAAATTTCATCCAGAACATTGGGTAAAAACTTACGAACACTGGATGAGCAATATTAGAGACTGGTGTATTTCACGTCAACTTTGGTGGGGGCATCGAATTCCAGTTTGGTATCATAAAGAAACTAAAGAAATTTACTGCGAGGTTGATCCGCCACAAGACATTCAGAATTGGTATCAGGATGATGACGTTCTCGATACATGGGCTTCGAGCTGGTTATGGGCACAGGATGTATTCACTACTGAAAAAGATCAAAAATATTATTACCCAACTGATCTGCTTGTAACTGCACCTGATATTATTTTCTTCTGGGTTGCAAGAATGATTATTGCCGGACTTCATTTTATGGGGAAAGTACCATTTAAAGATGTTTACTTTACTTCACTAGTTCGTGATAGTGACGGAAGAAAGATGAGCAAATCATTGGGCAATTCTCCCGATCCACTTGATTTAATTGAGGAATATGGAGCCGATGCGTTAAGATTTTCGATTATATATATAGCTCCTTTAGGGCAGGATGTTTTATTTAGCTCTGATAAATGTGAGATTGGAAGAAATTTTGCCAATAAAATGTGGAACGCCGGAAGATTTCTTTTAATGAACGCTCAGAATATCAAGCTTGATCCATTCCTAAAAAATAAGCATCTCGATTTTACAGACAATTGGATAATCAGCAGGTTTAATAAAACAATTAAAGATGTGAATGACGCGTTAGATCGATTTGATGTTAACGCCGCTACAAAATTGATTTACAGTTATGTATGGAATGATTTCTGTGATTGGTACATCGAGCTCTCAAAAAACCGATTGTATCATGGAAGTGATGAGGTAAAATCAGCTGTACTCTCACGCGCAATTTCGCTATATGAAGATATGCTAAAATTGGTTCATCCTTTTATGCCATTTATTACAGAAGAAATTTGGCAACTGTTGGATAAGAGAGATTCTGGCAAAAGTATCTCAACATCAAAATTTCCTGAATTTAATGCATCCCTAATTGACAATACCGCTGAAGCTGAAATTGATTTCGTTCAAAATGTAGTAACTGCCATTCGTAATATCCGCGGTGAAATGAATATTGCTCCTTCAAAACAAATAAATGTTTTCTTGAAAAGTTCAGCGGTAACTTCGGCACAAGAGCGCTACATAAAAACACTTGTTAGAATTGATCAATTAACTGTTGACCAGAAAATTGACAAGCCAAAAGCGTGTGCCTCAGCTGTTGTTAAAGGATGCGATATATTTATTCCGCTTGAAGGATTAATAGACGTCGAACTTGAAAGGGTGCGCATTCAAAAAGAGATGAAAAGATTACTCGGTTCATTTGAAGGTGTACGCAAAAAACTTGAGAATGAAAACTTTGTATCCAAAGCTCCCGCTGAAGTAATTGAGAGAGAAAGAATGAAGATGGATGATTGGCAGAAAGCTTTGGAAAAGCTACAGTCAATCTTGGCAGATCTGGAATAA
- a CDS encoding MBL fold metallo-hydrolase has protein sequence MNLTRKNFLKTVSVLAGGLILPNRNIFASLSTEPKGFTPLRNNIGIFTERGGTIGWYINDDAVAIIDSQYPEQAQNMFTGLRSKTKRNIDILFNTHHHGDHTSGNIHLKEFATKIVAHENSKMLQEKNNGNDPAKPQAYPTATFKNTWGEKLGDEKATAMYFGRAHTAGDSIIHFEEANIAHMGDLVFNKTYPFIDLNGGGDLRNWIKVIESAAKHFDKDTLFIFGHGADDSLLTGSRADLHYAKDFIDSLVNFVSGEIKKGKTRDDIITAEAIPNFEGLKERWAGAKKMTIEKAYDLLIKEI, from the coding sequence ATGAATCTAACAAGAAAAAATTTCCTTAAAACTGTATCTGTACTGGCCGGGGGATTAATACTACCTAATAGAAATATTTTTGCCTCGCTATCAACTGAGCCGAAAGGCTTTACACCACTTAGAAACAATATTGGTATTTTCACAGAACGGGGAGGAACAATTGGCTGGTATATTAATGATGACGCTGTTGCAATTATTGACTCCCAATATCCCGAGCAAGCTCAAAATATGTTTACCGGTTTAAGATCGAAAACAAAGAGAAACATTGATATTCTATTTAATACCCATCATCATGGCGATCATACATCAGGGAATATTCATTTAAAAGAATTTGCTACTAAAATTGTTGCTCACGAAAATTCAAAAATGTTACAAGAAAAGAATAATGGAAATGACCCAGCTAAACCACAGGCTTATCCCACAGCTACTTTTAAAAATACATGGGGCGAGAAACTTGGTGATGAAAAAGCCACAGCAATGTATTTTGGTAGAGCACACACTGCCGGTGATTCAATAATTCATTTTGAAGAAGCTAATATTGCTCATATGGGAGATCTAGTTTTTAATAAAACTTATCCCTTCATCGATCTCAATGGTGGCGGGGATTTACGAAACTGGATCAAAGTTATTGAAAGTGCGGCTAAACATTTCGATAAAGATACACTTTTCATTTTTGGGCATGGTGCAGATGATTCCTTATTAACTGGATCACGAGCAGACTTACATTACGCGAAAGACTTTATTGACTCTCTAGTTAATTTTGTGTCGGGAGAAATAAAGAAAGGAAAAACTAGAGATGATATTATTACAGCTGAAGCTATTCCTAATTTCGAGGGATTAAAGGAACGATGGGCTGGGGCAAAAAAAATGACAATTGAAAAAGCTTACGATTTACTTATAAAAGAAATATGA
- the nadB gene encoding L-aspartate oxidase: MMNRENYFQFIVVGGGLAGINAALEASKHGTVALITKTRLEFGNSFWAQGGIAAVVDQNDSFDSHINDTLAAGRGLCNRSAVEILVNEGAQRVNELIKMGMPFEWENDEIVVDSEVGHSQNRILYSGGDLTGREIINFYIDLVKKNKNIKLIESSIVYHLIVENKICSGVHVYDCESKKSFTLFGSSIILATGGASAIYQQKTNPYSSLGEGISLAYNAGADVENMEFIQFHSTAFVSTNGDTFLISERVLKAGAYLLNHELNRFMVENDEAAEMADRDVVAKSVYVELKKNLKPNIYLDMRHLDSEKIRNHFPNIYNEALKYGIDITKDLIPVAPTAYYNIGGVKTGLWGETNIRALYAVGEAASSGVHGANKLAGNSLLECLVFAKRAVEHSIMNKAKEVSFDNNIVDYFINESRLSWFNKLKNQVAMIMMNNVGVVRIQEELNSAINKLSMLRENIPDNENEYYASSAINFVNVALLITTSALIREESRGCHFRDDFTSENEKNYMIIQNKFSGLKLTEIIKE; this comes from the coding sequence ATGATGAATAGAGAAAATTATTTTCAGTTTATAGTTGTTGGTGGCGGTTTAGCAGGAATTAATGCCGCACTTGAAGCTTCAAAACATGGAACTGTAGCTTTGATAACAAAAACCAGACTGGAATTTGGTAATTCATTTTGGGCTCAGGGTGGAATTGCCGCTGTAGTTGACCAGAATGATTCATTTGATTCGCATATCAATGATACACTTGCCGCTGGAAGAGGACTATGTAACAGATCCGCGGTCGAAATTCTTGTTAATGAAGGCGCCCAAAGAGTTAATGAATTAATTAAAATGGGTATGCCCTTCGAATGGGAAAATGATGAAATTGTTGTTGATTCGGAAGTCGGTCATTCACAAAATAGAATTTTATATTCGGGGGGCGACTTAACCGGAAGAGAGATAATTAATTTTTATATCGACCTTGTTAAAAAAAATAAAAACATTAAACTAATTGAGAGCAGTATAGTCTATCACTTAATTGTAGAGAATAAAATATGTTCAGGTGTTCATGTTTATGATTGTGAGAGTAAAAAATCTTTTACACTGTTCGGCTCATCAATTATACTTGCTACCGGGGGCGCTTCCGCAATTTACCAGCAAAAAACTAATCCTTACTCTTCGTTGGGGGAGGGAATTTCTCTAGCCTACAATGCGGGGGCGGATGTTGAGAATATGGAGTTTATACAATTTCATTCTACCGCGTTTGTTTCTACGAATGGAGATACATTTTTAATCAGCGAAAGAGTCCTAAAAGCGGGAGCGTATCTTTTAAATCATGAATTAAATCGTTTTATGGTTGAAAATGATGAAGCGGCTGAAATGGCGGATAGGGATGTTGTGGCAAAATCGGTTTATGTTGAGTTGAAAAAAAATCTCAAACCAAATATATATTTGGATATGAGACATCTTGATTCGGAAAAAATTAGAAATCATTTCCCAAATATTTATAATGAAGCATTAAAATATGGCATTGACATCACTAAAGATTTAATTCCGGTGGCCCCGACAGCATATTATAATATCGGGGGAGTTAAAACTGGTCTCTGGGGAGAAACAAATATTAGAGCATTGTATGCGGTCGGAGAAGCAGCTTCAAGCGGTGTTCATGGTGCAAATAAGCTTGCCGGTAATTCCCTTCTGGAATGTTTAGTTTTTGCGAAGAGAGCAGTGGAGCATTCGATAATGAATAAAGCAAAAGAAGTTTCTTTTGACAATAACATTGTTGATTATTTTATAAATGAGAGCAGATTGAGTTGGTTCAATAAATTGAAAAATCAAGTTGCGATGATAATGATGAACAATGTTGGCGTTGTTAGAATTCAGGAAGAATTAAATTCAGCTATCAATAAATTAAGTATGCTTCGAGAAAATATTCCAGATAATGAAAACGAGTATTACGCTAGCTCTGCAATTAACTTTGTTAACGTGGCACTTCTTATAACTACTTCAGCGTTAATTAGAGAGGAAAGTCGAGGATGTCACTTTCGTGATGATTTTACAAGCGAAAACGAGAAGAATTATATGATTATCCAAAATAAATTTAGTGGGCTAAAATTAACAGAAATAATAAAGGAATAA
- a CDS encoding GNAT family N-acetyltransferase — protein sequence MKITFSNSREKFDVNLIHNFLANSYWSQGVARERVVNAIDNSFCFGVFDNQTQVGFARVTTDFTFFAYIADLFIIEEYRGRGLSKQLMEEILNHDKLKNIRSWMLATWDAHGLYEKFGFTKIEDNNRYMIKRKLD from the coding sequence ATGAAAATTACTTTTTCTAACAGTCGTGAGAAGTTTGATGTAAACTTAATTCACAATTTTTTAGCTAATTCATATTGGTCACAAGGGGTAGCTAGGGAAAGAGTTGTTAACGCAATTGATAATTCCTTCTGTTTCGGTGTTTTTGATAATCAAACCCAGGTTGGTTTTGCGAGGGTAACAACAGATTTTACATTTTTCGCATACATAGCTGATTTATTTATTATCGAGGAGTACAGAGGAAGGGGATTATCAAAACAGCTTATGGAAGAAATACTAAATCATGATAAATTAAAAAACATACGTTCATGGATGCTGGCCACCTGGGATGCTCACGGGCTTTATGAAAAATTTGGTTTTACGAAAATTGAAGATAATAATAGATATATGATAAAAAGGAAATTGGACTAA
- a CDS encoding glycoside hydrolase family 3 C-terminal domain-containing protein, whose translation MALQNNIVNEQTKLNYKYEPFIPPINFEEALNQAEKILSQMSLDEKILFVGGHNFFFIKGFEQYRIPQLYLADATSGVHIRKELSGLMEKSVAFPNPLALAATWNIELANQFAKCIGEECRIGDVAILLGPGMNIYRNSQCGRNFEYFGEDPFLAARMIENYVTGMQSTGTIATLKHFLVNNHEWHRRTTNVIIDERTLHEIYLPAFKAGIDAGAMAVMTSYNLVNGEWAGQSKKVIADLLKSKLGFKWLVMSDWWSTWDPEKTIKSGLDLEMPGDILNNSTFKKTGDITIKHNAKRLINESKVSEEDINRMAKNILCTIISMGLNKRPITGDKCIKNFPTHEKIALQTARESIVLLKNRNNILPINKNTKILLTGEFVEKIPFGGGSAAVEGYNHVLMIDSLKSEFGDNIEYIKDPSIDKIKEASIILLSTGTMDSEGWDRKFELPEKLEQQVKKISSLNKNTIVIINSGSGIKMIDWVENTAAILYAWYPGQTGYIALAEILSGKVNPSGKLPMTIEKNFEDSPAFGYIPQGENINTNWDDDFNVSFPIHNVEYKEGVFVGYRWYDSKKIEPLFYFGEGLSFTTFIYDNLNISKSIISGENIIAVDFTITNSGKTDGAEIAQLYISDIESSVPRPTKELKGFVKVFLKAGESKKVNITLTKKDFAFWDINLEDWKVEPGEFEICVGASSNDIRLTSKILFG comes from the coding sequence ATGGCACTACAAAATAACATAGTTAATGAGCAGACGAAATTAAATTACAAGTATGAACCGTTTATACCTCCAATTAATTTTGAGGAAGCGTTAAACCAAGCAGAAAAAATTTTGTCCCAAATGTCGTTGGATGAAAAAATATTATTTGTTGGCGGACATAATTTCTTCTTTATAAAAGGATTTGAACAATATCGAATTCCACAACTTTATTTGGCAGATGCTACCTCCGGAGTACATATCCGAAAAGAATTAAGCGGGTTAATGGAAAAATCAGTTGCATTTCCTAATCCTTTAGCATTAGCTGCTACATGGAATATTGAATTGGCAAATCAATTTGCAAAATGCATTGGTGAAGAGTGCAGAATAGGTGATGTTGCAATTCTTCTGGGTCCGGGAATGAATATTTATAGAAATTCACAGTGCGGAAGAAATTTTGAATACTTCGGAGAAGACCCTTTTTTGGCGGCTAGAATGATTGAAAATTATGTAACAGGAATGCAAAGCACAGGAACAATTGCAACCCTCAAACATTTTCTAGTTAATAATCATGAATGGCACAGAAGAACTACAAATGTTATTATTGATGAGAGAACACTTCATGAAATTTACTTACCCGCTTTTAAAGCCGGAATTGATGCCGGTGCAATGGCTGTAATGACTTCGTATAATTTAGTAAATGGGGAATGGGCAGGGCAAAGTAAAAAAGTAATTGCTGATTTATTAAAAAGTAAACTTGGATTTAAGTGGCTTGTAATGAGTGATTGGTGGTCAACCTGGGATCCGGAAAAGACTATAAAATCGGGGCTGGATCTTGAAATGCCTGGTGATATTTTGAATAATTCTACTTTCAAAAAAACTGGTGATATTACAATTAAGCATAACGCGAAACGATTAATTAATGAAAGTAAAGTTAGCGAAGAAGATATAAATAGAATGGCCAAAAATATTCTTTGTACAATTATTTCTATGGGTTTAAATAAAAGACCAATAACAGGTGATAAGTGTATAAAAAATTTTCCGACACATGAAAAAATTGCATTGCAAACAGCCCGTGAATCAATTGTCCTTCTTAAAAACAGAAACAATATTCTTCCTATAAATAAGAATACTAAAATTTTATTAACAGGAGAATTCGTTGAAAAAATTCCTTTTGGTGGAGGTTCCGCCGCTGTTGAAGGTTACAACCATGTTTTAATGATTGACTCTTTAAAGAGCGAATTCGGTGATAATATTGAATATATAAAAGATCCTTCAATTGATAAGATAAAAGAAGCATCAATCATACTTTTAAGTACTGGAACTATGGACAGCGAGGGTTGGGATAGAAAATTTGAACTTCCCGAAAAGTTAGAACAACAGGTTAAAAAGATATCCTCATTAAATAAAAACACTATTGTGATAATAAATTCCGGCAGTGGAATAAAAATGATAGACTGGGTCGAAAATACCGCGGCAATTCTGTATGCGTGGTATCCAGGTCAAACTGGATATATAGCACTAGCAGAAATTTTAAGCGGTAAGGTTAATCCATCCGGTAAACTGCCTATGACAATTGAGAAAAACTTTGAAGATTCCCCCGCATTTGGTTATATCCCCCAAGGTGAAAATATCAACACAAATTGGGATGATGATTTTAATGTCAGCTTCCCAATACACAATGTTGAATATAAAGAGGGAGTATTTGTTGGTTACCGCTGGTACGATTCAAAAAAAATAGAACCATTATTTTATTTTGGGGAAGGATTATCATTCACCACATTTATTTATGATAACCTCAATATTTCTAAAAGCATAATTAGTGGCGAGAATATAATTGCGGTCGATTTTACTATTACTAATTCAGGTAAGACCGATGGCGCTGAGATTGCCCAATTATATATTAGCGATATTGAATCTTCCGTGCCGCGTCCCACTAAAGAACTAAAAGGATTTGTAAAAGTATTTTTAAAAGCGGGAGAAAGTAAAAAGGTGAATATTACCCTAACTAAAAAAGATTTTGCGTTCTGGGATATTAATTTAGAAGATTGGAAAGTAGAACCGGGGGAATTTGAGATTTGTGTTGGTGCTTCGTCGAATGATATAAGACTAACATCAAAAATATTATTTGGATGA